CTGCTTGAGGTTAAGTCACTTTCTTAGGTTCTATTTTCATCTTGTGCACTCCCCGTTAGCGCAAAGCTCGCCGGGGGGAGTATCCCCCCGGCAGACTTTGCGCCAGTGTCAGTCCATAACAACCGTCTGATTGCGCCCTGTTCCCAGCTTCACTCTACAAAATTCCGAGTTTGTTCGGTGTGGGCAGATAGGGAGTCACCTCTGAGTTTGAGGGGAAGGGCTTTCACCTTCATTTCTCCTGAAGTTCAACTTGTTGACATTACAACGAAGTTGGCTTGCTTATGTACGGATTTTCACCGTGATTCAGCTAGCAACGAATCGCACGTCTAAAAACTCTTTGGCTGCGTCGTATTCTTCTGAGGTGGATTTGTTAGCAATGTCACCGGAGAGGATGAGGACATCGAGGCGGGAGCAATCGAGTCCTATTTTGAGATCATCTGCGAGTTGGCTACACCATAAATCTGCATTTTCAAGCGTGCCAAAGTGCAAGTCGGAGAGATGGAGAATGTAAGTCATGGAGATAGAAATGGGTGTTGGGTGTGGGCGAGGTGGTTGAGTTAGGGTGTAGTTGTAGAATTTGCAACGGTTTTGTATTTTAGAGATTGTATCTAGTAGATAGGTTTTTGTGGTTGTTGATAAAAGATGAGTTAATTCTGGTAGTTTTTCAGGACTAGCGATTTCTCCTAACGCATCAGCCGCACTGCTACGCACAGAAGAATGTTCATCGTTCAAAGCTTGAATCAGTCCAGTTACTGCTGTGGAATTCCCGATATTTCCTAACGCATTAGCCGCACTGCTACGCACAGAAGAAGGTTCATCGTTCAAAGCTTGAATCAGTCCAGTTACTGCTGTGGAATTCCCGATATTTCCTAACGCATTAGCCGCGCTCCTAAGCACATGAAAATATTCATCGTTTAAAGCTTGAATCAGTGGAGTGACTGCTCTGAAATCCCCGATATTTCCTAACGCATTAGCCGCGCTCCTACGCACATGAGAATCTTCATCGTTTAAAGCTTGAATCAGTGGAGTGACTGCTGTGGAATTCTCGATTTTTCCTAACGCATTAGCCGCGATCCAACGCACATGAAAATATTCATCGTTTAAAGCTTGAATCAGTGGAGTGACTGCTCTGAAATACCCGATTTTTCCTAACGCATTAGCCGCGCTCCTACGCACATAAAAATGTTCATCGTTTAAAGCTTGAATCAGTCCAGTGACTGCTGTGGAATCCCCGATATTTCCTAACGCATTAGCCGCGCTCCTACGCACATGAGAATCTTCATCTTTTAAAGCTTGAATCAGTCCAGTGACTGCTGTGGAATCCACGATATTTCCTAACGCATTAGCCGCGCTCCTATGCACATAAGAATCTTTCTGGTTTAAAGCTTGTAGCAAGGGCGAAATTGCATGTTCAGAACGTGTTGTGCTTAATAACTCAAATTTAAGTTCTTGAGAAACTTCTAACCCAACAACTAACGCCACCGTCTGCACTTGAAATTCTGGTTTTACCGCACCTGCTAGCCTTGCTACCAACTTCAGATCCACCTCTAACGCTAACTTTACCACCCGCAGCGCTTGTTTCTCTTCTTCCAGTAACCCCAACATCAAGGCTAGGGGTTCAGTCCATTGCAGGTAATTCAAATATTCCCGTTTCAGCTTGTCGTCACTAAAGTGGGGTAACTGCTTGAGTAGACTCTCGGCAGTGTAATATTCTTGAATCAGTTGGTGTTTAAACTCAATTTTGTTTTCTGTACCAAGTTGAATCAGGTGATACTTGAGTAAATCATCAAGCCATTCGAGTGCTTTCCAGGGTTGATGATATCCCTGCTGTTGCAGAAACTCCTTGAGTATATCCTGTGCTTCTTGCTTGGGAATGGCAACTTGGAACTCAGTCGATTCACTTGCTTGAGTCATCTTTAAGGCTAAATGTTGCAACAGTCGCCGCCACCACTGGCGAGACTCATCTGTTACCAGAACACCCTCCAAGCGCTTGTTCTCACAAAACTGGGTAAACTCGCGAAACACCATTCCCAGATTTGGCGGTATTTTACCCGTCCCTATGAAAACAGAACACAGCATCTTCAGCAACAGTGGTGTTTCCCCAAACTTCTGTAGGCGAGTACCCAACTGTCGCAGCATCTGCTCTCCCTGCTAGCGAAAAGCTGTGTTTTCATCTCCGCCTAGAAATTTTTCCTGATTTATCTCAATCTCAGCAACGCCTCAAGATTTCTCTATGTCTAATCTACCGCCGACAACTCCAGAACCTGAAACTCAATCACTCACAGAATTTGAACGCAACATTTTGGAAAAAGAATACTTTTTCTTGCAAACGACTATCGAAGACTACAATAAACAAATTTGGGTTATCAAAGCTCTTGGTATCACAGGCACTGGGGCTATTTTAGCGTTGATGTTACAGCAAAAAACTAATGGAAGTGCGTTAGCGCCTTGCGCGGCTCCCTCCGGGAGCATCGCCTTAATTGGTTGTGCAATTCCCGTATTTTTCTGGATATTAGAAAGTCAATGGAAATACTTTCAGCGCGGTTTCTATCCTCGTGTTGCAGAGATTGAGTCTATTCTCGCCAATCATGGATTACGATGTCCTTGCATATACGGCGGATGGACTCATGCTGTCAAGCATAGTTCTTTCTCGCCCAAACGTAGCAATTACCTCAAGGATGGTTTGTTAAACCCTAGTGTGTATGTGAGCTACGTGTTAGAAATTGGGTTTTTGTTACTCATGGCTATTATTGCACCTAGCTTGACGAAGTAATTACGGCAAAATTCAGGAGTCAGTGGTTAGTAATACGCTTCTCTTTTTTGATTTCACGAAGGCGATCTGCAAAGGAGCGCAGCAGCGAAGCTATTGCTCCGCAGGAGGGGGCGCTTTGCGCGATCGCTCTTTGGGCGGTGCGAAAAGGGTATAACTGAGTTCAGCAAGTGCGTTAGCTCAGATCTTGCACCTCTGGCTGAGTACGCCCAGAACTTAAGTTCTGGGCTAATAAACACGCGTCCGTTAAAACGGACTAAAAAACTTACTCAGTCCGTTTTAACGGACTTGGACTTTGAGCCAAGAAATTTATTTCTTGGCGGACAATGTGTGACACAATTTCTACCAAATGACTCATGAATACAGTTATCAGTTATCACCCTTCGGGAACGCCCGTCGCCTCTGTCGGGAAACCCTCACTTCGACAAACTCAGTGCACAACCTGGAGCACTGGACTCACTTTTACTGTTTACTGTTTACTGTTTACTGTTCACTGTTCACTGATTTGGTCACTTCCTCAGCAATCGTAAACCACTCAGAGTCACCAACACCGTAGAACCCTCATGCCCAATCACCCCAATAGGTAAGTTAATTCCTCCTACAAAATTACCAACCAAAAGCAAAACAATAAAACCCAAAGCAACAGTAATATTTTGCTTGACGATCGCCTGCGCTCTTTTACCCAAACGCATCGCTGCTTCTATTTTCTCCAATCGATCTGCCATCAATATAATATCTGCGGTTTCCAATGCGACATCACTGCCAATCTTGCCCATCGCAATTCCCACAGATGCTTGAGCTAAGGCTGGGGCATCATTGATACCATCTCCCACCATTGCCACAGTTTGATACTCTTTCTGTAAACGACGGATGATATCAAGCTTATCTTCTGGTAAAAGTTCTGCATACACTTGATCAATTCCTACTGCTTGGGCGACGCTGTGAGCAGTGCGATTATTATCGCCTGTTAACATGACAATTTGCTCGACTCCCAGTTTTCTTAAGCGGGCGATCGCTCTTGCTGCTTCTCCTCTGACTTCATCTGCAATGACAATCACACCCAGCACCTGTTCTCCTTGTGCAACCCAAACAACCGTTTTACCCTCCTGTTGTAACAAGTCTGCTGAATCCTTCAATTCACTCGCGTTTAAAACCTCACCCCTGCCCCTCTCCTTACTAAGGAGAGGGGTGCCCGTTAGGGCGGGGTGAGGTAATACACTTGGTAAATGAGTTACATACTGTTGGACAAAATCCGCTTTCCCGACAATAACCTCTTGGTGTCCGTTCATACCCAAAATTCCTTGTCCTGGTATTGCTCGTACTTCAACTGCTCTTGACCAATTCAAATCACGAGCAGCCTGCACAATAGCTTCGCCTATAGGATGTTCGGAAGAAGATTCTACAGAAGCAGCCACCTTCAACACATCTGCTTCTGTATATCCACTAGTAGGAATGACTTGAAAAACTTGCAGTTGTCCTGTTGTTAGGGTACCAGTTTTGTCGAAGGCGATCGCCCGAACTTTACCAATCATTTCCAACTGGGCACCATTCTTGAACAAAATTCCTTGTCTTGCACCCTGAGCAATCCCAGAAAGCAACGTGGGCATAATTGCAGCCATCAGAGCACAGGGAGAAGCAACCACCAAAAAGGTAAGAGCACGATAAATCGTCGTTTCCCAGTCCCAATTCAAGACAAATGGCGGTAAAATTGCCAGCAACAACCCAGCCACCACAATAACCAGCGCATATCTCCGTTCAAATCGCTCAACAAATTGTTGAGAAGGAGGTGCTTCTGTTTGTGCTTGTTCTACCAGACGAATCACACGCTGAAGTAAACTGCTTTCTGGTGGTTGATGCACTTTAAGCTTGAGCGCACCATAACCGTTGAGCGTACCTGCAAAGACTTCCTCACCCACCGTCTTCTCTATAGGTACGGACTCACCTGTGATAGCAGCTTGGTTAACGGTACTCAAACCAGAAACAATCATTGCGTCGGTGGGAATGAGTTCCCCTGGTTTGACAACAATTTCGTCTCCCACCTTTAGCTGACTGATGGAAATGATTTCCTCCCTTCCAGAACGCAAAACCCGTGCTGTATCTTGTGTCAAGCTCATCAAAGAGCGGATACTGCGCTCGGTTCGTTGCATGGCGTAGCCTTCCAGCGCCCCACTAATCGCAAAGATGAGAATTAAGATTCCCCCATCAAGAATAAGATGGTATTCCCTTTTCCACAAGCCCAAGATCGCAGCACCCAACGCCGCCACAATCATCAGCAAATCTACATCCAGTTCTTTTTCTTTGAAAAGCGTTGTCAGTCCTTCACGGGCGCTTTCATAACCACCAATAACGTAAGCTGCAGGTAATAGTAGCAGCGCCCATCCTAAAAAATTGAGATGTAAGGCGAACCATCCGAAAAACAACAGCACTCCACAAAGGATGGCGGCGAAAGCTTCTGTATGTTCTTTGGTGAATTGAGTTAGACGTTGTGGGTAGAGCATGAGAGTGACATTATCAACACTCTCTCAGGCTAAACCTTGACATTAATGTCAATGTCAAGTGTTACGCACAGAAGTTGTCGCATCTGATGTAAAATCATATTCAGGCGACAATCGCATAAAAAATGAGTCAAAATAACGCGTTAGTCATAGGCATCGACTGTAGCACAACAGCCTGTAAAGCCATTGCATGGAACCAGGAAGGGAAAGCTGTCGCTTTTGGAAAAGCATTTTATCCACTATTACAACCGCAAGCAAATTGGTACGAACAGGATGCGGCACGGTGGTGGCATAGTACCTGCGAGGCTATACAACAATTACTAACTCAAATCAACGTATCACAAGTAGAGGCAGTTTGCATTACTCATCAACGGGAAACTTTTGTGGCAGTAGATAGGGAGGGTAAACCTGTTCGCAATGCGATCGCCTGGATGGATAAACGCAGCCGTAACCAAGTTACTTTCCTAGATGAAAAATTTGGCGGACAATACAACCAAGTTACTGGTAAACCCGTCTCTATGACGCCTTCTTTATCTAAAATCATCTGGTTAACCCAACATGAACCAGAAAATGTTGCCCGCACCTATAAATTTTTAGATGTTCATGGCTTCTTGGTGTATCACCTAACTGGAAATTTTCGTACCAGTTTGGCTTGTGCTGATCCAATGGGAGCAATGAATATGGAAGCTCATTGCTGGGCAACAGATTTACTCACGTCACTCGAATTGCGAGAAGAACAATTTGCTGAATTGGTACCACCAGGAGAAGTTATTGGCTATGTCAACGATACTGGTGCTGTTGCTACAGGATTACCTAAAGGTTTACGAGTCATTGCGGGTGCTGGTGATGGGCAGTGTGCAGGTTTAGGTGCTAATGCTGTGGGCAATAGTCGGGCTTATCTTAATTTAGGTACGGCAATAGCAAGCGGCATAATCAGTAAGGAGTATTTTGTCAATCCGTCATTTCGCACCATGTATGCACCCATTGCAGGGTCTTATTTTCTAGAAACTGTTCTTCTTGGTGGTGTCTTTACTCTTACCTGGTTTGTAGAAAAGTTTGCCAGCGACTTACACAACTGCAATCTTAACCTCAGTCCACTAGAGATACTGGAAACTGCTGCAGCAAAGGTATCTCCTGGCGCTGAAGGATTAATGTTAGTGCCTTACTGGAACAACGTTATGAATCCTTACTGGGATGCTAATGCTACTGGTATCACAATTGGTTGGACAGGTACCCACGGTAAAGAACATTTTTACCGAGCTATCTTAGAAGGTATTGCCTTTGAGCAAAGACTTGTAGGGGATGCAGTCATGTCAGCCACAAACCAACGTTTTAACGAATATGTAGTCATGGGTGGTGGAAGCACAAGCAATCTTTGGTGTCAAATTTTAGCGGATGTGACTGGTATACCAATAGTGCGTTCTACAACCACAGAAGCGACTTGTTTAGGAGCGGGGATTCTCGCAGCAGTTGCAGTTGGATGGTATCCTGATATTGGTACAGCCGCAAAATGTCTGACTCACACTGCTGAGCGTTTTACGCCTTCTGAGGAAAGGCAGGCTATCTACTCTAAACTTTATAGCGAAGTTTACAAGCCATTATTTCCTAGCATTCAGTCGTTGGTAAACAAGCTAACCGATTTAACAACCACTGCCACTAAATTATAGTCTATAGTCAAGGAATTTTGACAAAATGGCGAAAATTCTTATTCTGGGTGCAGGTGTTATGGGGACTGCTATCAGCTTCCCTCTAACTGATAACGGACATATCGTTCATCTAGTCGGAACCCATCTGGACGGTGATATTATTTCTAAGCTTCAGGCTGGTTATCCTCATCCTGGGTTACGCTTAAAAGTTGCTGAAAGTCTTAAACCTTATACCCACGACAAATTAGCTGAGGCAATAGAGGGTGTAGATTTAGTTGTCTTAGGAGTTAACTCTCATGGTATCGAGTGGGTAGCACAAGCCCTCAGTTCCGTATTGTCTCCAGAAATTCCCATCCTAGCAGTCACAAAAGGATTAGCAGGAGATGGTGAAAAATTGTCTATTTTGCCAGATGTTCTCCGTGCCGGGTTGCCTGTTAAATATCAAAAGGATGTACAAATAGCTGCTATTGGTGGTCCTTCCATTGCACAAGAATTGGCAGCTCGTCGTCATACTTGCGTGGTATTTACTGGTACAAATCAAGCTTTACTAGATAAGCTAGCTGGGTTGTTGCGTACAAATTACTATCACGTCTGGACAAGTACCGACATGATTGGTGTCGAAGTGTGTGTCGCCCTCAAAAATGTCTACGCCTTGGCAGTGGGCTTGGTGATAGGATTCTTAGAAAAAGAAGGTAAGGCTGCTAATGGTGCTGATATGCACAATCTAGCCGCTGCAATCTTTGCCCAAGGAATGCAAGAGACAGCTTATTTAGTTGAAAAAATGGGTGGTAAATCCCACAGTGTTTATAGTCTTCCTGGTACTGGTGATTTGTATGTCACCTGTCAAGGTGGACGTAATAGCCGTATGGGTAGGCTTTTGGGTTTGGATATGCTCTACAGTCAAGCGAAAGCTGAGTATATGCCAAACGATACCATTGAAGGTGCTTCTTTAGCTTTAGCTATTGGAGAAACTGTGGAAGCAATGGTGAAGCGAGGAGATTTAGATGGAGAAGCTTTACCTTTATTGCGTACTATGATTGCAATTGTCTGTGATGATGCACCTGCAAATATTCCTTGGGATAAATTTTTTGCAAATGCTGCGAAAGAATTTAGGTAGTGGGGTATGACAACACTGACTATCAAAGAATTCACTCAAGCAGTGGGAGGCGGGATGACTCCGCGGATGGTTCGCCATTACCATCAACTGGGGTTACTTCCTCAACCAGTGCGATCGCCCAGCAACTACCGCCTCTACACCCAAAAAGACGTTCTCAGGTTACAACGCATCGTCGCACTCAAGCAGCAAGGGTTTCAACTCAACCACATCCGCCAAATACTGGAAGTGGAACCAGAAGAAGACACAACTGCTAGTTTGATGACGCAACTGCAGCAACAATATCGCGCAGTCATACAGCAAATTTCACAACTACGGCAAACAGCATCTGCATTGGAAGGGTTACTAGGGCGCGATCGCGATTGTGAAATCATCCAAGCTGAAGTTTTGGCACAACTCAAGCTACTGGAGGTAGATACTCAAACAGGACTCGGCGGACTGGAAAAACTCTGGAATGGGTTGGATGCTCAAGTTCATGCTCATCCAGAAGCTTTTGCAGAATCCTTGGAACGCTTGCTACCTGAGTTTTCTAGCCGTTCTGAAATTGAACAAGACTTGATCTCAAACCTGGTTTTAGCTTGTGGAGATGTTAGTTTAGCGTCGTTTGTCAGGTTGAGTGATCGGGCGATCGCCACAAGTCGTGAAGTCCTCAAATCCGGCTGTCAGATAGTTGCGGATATTCCAACGGTAGCTGCTGCGTTGGATACAACTCGGTTAGCTCATTTGGGATGTCCGGTAGAAACGTTGATTGATAACTCTCATATTACGACAGCCACAGAAGCAGAAAAAGCATTTTGGCAGGATCAAAAATGGCAGGAAAAATTACAGCAAGTCTCCCCAGGTTGTGTGTTGGTGATTGGCTATGCTCCTAGTGTGCTGCTTTCTGTATGTAAAGCCATTCAAAACCAAGAAATTCAACCAGCGCTAGTCATTGGTATGCCCATTGGCTTTAGTCATGCTCCAGCTGCTAAGCGACAATTGATGCAATCATGCGTACCTTTTATTACAGTTGAAGGAACTTTGGGAGGCGGCTTGTTAGCTGCGACTGTCCTGAATTCTTTGGTAGAGTCACTTATTGAAAAACCTGATTGTCATTGTTACTTACGTCACTCTTAATACTTGTATAGAAAAGTTTCCCCAGCACTGTTTCCGAATTGAACATTTGAGAATAAGATCCAATATCGTTGTGAATCAAAAACTAGGACAAAACAAACTAAACGATGAGATTAGCTGTTTATGGCAAAGGAGGAAGTGGAAAAACCACTATTAGTACCTGCCTTCTGCAATTTCTGAACTATTTCTGTGACTTCCAAGTTTTAGGTATTGATGGCGATCACAATTTGCATCTAGCTGAAGAACTGGGTGCAACGCCCGTCGAAATGCAGCGGGGAGATTTGGGAACTGCACGAGATATTGGTAATGATTTAGATTGGTTGCGTTCTTACTTTGCTGGTACCAATCCGAGAATTACTGCTGATTTACCCATGATAAAAACAACTCCGCCTGGGGAAGGATCGCGTTTGTTGCGGTTAAGAGAACCAGCCGAGTGGCGCGAACGCTATGTCACTCTCATTGATGGAGTTGAATTGATTCGGGTTGGTGATTTTACACAAGACGATTATCGCAAGAAGTGCTTTCATAGCAAAACAGGGGCGATTGAGATTTTCTTAAAGCACGTTTGGGAAGATCACAACGAGGCGATTATTGTTGATATGTCAGCAGGGAAAGATGTTTTCGCTTCACCCTTACCAAGCTTGTTCGACAGAAATATCTATGTTGTCAAACCAACGCGCAAGTCAGTCAGCAATGCAGGAGATTTTCTCGCACACGCCAAAAACTTTGGTCTTGACATGCTAGTCGTGGCGACTGACATCCGTTCCCGTCAGGAAGTCCCAGCAATTGAAAATTATCTCATGCGAACTGTAGATGCAGTCATTCCCCACGACGCATTTTTTGTCCAACGGGACTCGTTAGTTCTGTCTCGTCCACCTCATGTGCGCGAAGCCAGCTTCACGGTGTTGGATGCATTCTACAACTTTACCGATTTATTGCGTCAGCTTCCCTCACATAACTGGGAAAATCTGCTAACTCGAATGCTTTACCATCACGAAGAAACTGCACATGATTGGGCAGGAGTCAACTTTACAGCACAAATTCAACCTGGTTTCAATCCATTTGAGCGCTTTCAAAGCAACAAACTCGCTACAGCTTAACAGTTATCAGTTATCAGTTTGAAGAAGAATTCAGAATACAGCAATTCTTGATTCAGAAGGAAGAAATAAAGAATTCCGACTTCTGACTCCTGACTCCTTCACTGTTCCCTGTTCCCTGTTAATGGTATAATAACCCAGAAAAATACAAAAAGGAATTAATTTAACTGTGATTGGCGTTGCTGTTATTGGCACGGGATTTGGTCAGAAAGTCCATATTCCTGGATTTCTGGCTCATCCTCAGACACAGATCGTTGCTGTATATAACCAAGATTTAAATAAAGCTAAAGCGATCGCACAATCCTACAATATTCCTCACGCCTGCAACACCATCACAGATATCGTTAGGCTGCAAGAAGTCCAAGCAGTAAGCATTTCCACACCGCCATTTTTGCATTACGAAATGGCAAAAGCAGCGCTGCAAGCAGGAAAACATATATTAATCGAAAAACCCACAACTCTAAATGCAGCCGAAGCTAAAGAACTTTACCAGTTAGCCCAAAAAGCAGGCGTGATTGCAGTTGTAGATTTTGAATTTCGGTTTGTACCAGGATGGCAATTATTTTCGGAACTGTTGTCACAAGGTTATGTGGGTTCAAAGCGTTTGATTAGAATTGATTGGCTAGGTTCTTCTCGTGCTGATGCTGGACGCCCTTGGAACTGGTATTCTCGTAAAGACCAAGGAGGCGGTGCATTGGGATCTTTGGGTTCTCACACTTTTGATTATATTCATTGGCTGTTTGGTCCTGTACGCAAGTTAAACGCCCATTTCACTACGGCGATCGCCGAACGACTAGACTCCAACACTGGAGAATTAAAGCCCGTAGAAACCGATGACACCTGTATGCTGATGTTAGAGTTGGCAGATGGGACACCTTGTCAAGTTTCTATCAGTGCTGTGGTTCATGCATCGCGTACTCATTGGATAGAAGTGTATGGCGATCGCGCGACTTTAGTATTAGGAAGTGAAAATCAAAAAGATTACGTACATGGGTTTCGTGTTTTGTCTTCTCAACCAGGTAAAACATTAACTGAAATTGAAATTCCCAATCGGTTATTGTTTCCAGAAAATCACTCTGATGGTCGTATTTCTGCGTTTGTGAGAGTTGTAGATGAATGGGTGCAAGGAATTGAATCCAAAAAACAAATCGTTCCATCCTTACGAGAAGGAATTTACTCTCAGTTATTAATGGATTTATCCCATGAATCTAATAACAGTTCAAGTTGGGTAAATGTACCAAGCTTGGAAGAATTTCTTGCTTAATAGTAGGGTAATTAACGTTTCATCGTAAACCTTACTTCATGACTTATTAAATAAAAAATTATAAACTAACAGCATGTATACACCATCACGATTTTCAGCTTTCTATCTTTTGGATGGGGTGCGAGAGCTTGTTTATAGATCAAAATAGAAACGTCACAGGAAACCTGTTTTGGCAAAGACCTTCATCCCCGACATGCTCGGGGTTTTTTATAATTGATAGGATTTAGTCATTCAGGCTATTTTTTAAATTTGAATCTAGTTTTTCGTAAACAATTTCGGCTTTTTTCTTAAACTTTCATCTTGAAAAAAATATGTATATTCAGTTACATATTTACGTTTTACTCCTTTAGGATGGTGTGAAATTGTTTTCTTCAAATGAAAATACAATACAACACTGGAATACGCTGCATAAATAAAAGCACAGCATACCCCGACAAGATCGGGGTTTTTTTTGGATATAGTTGTATTTACACACAACTCATTGAATCACCCTAAATTTTGGCAAAACCGCCCTGTCGGGCACCCCTCTCCTTTATAAGGAGAGGGGCAGGGGTGAGGTAATTTCTACGGTGTATACACAACTCATCAAATGACTCAAAACTCGGAACCTCACCCTGCCCTGTCGGGCATCCCTCTCCTTATTAAGGAGAGGGAAAAATTTTGAAGATTGGGTTTTGTTCCTACTCACCCGGAATTCACACCTAGCAAGCTGTATGTAATATAGAATTATTCACTTATTAAACAGAATTTCCTGCAGCCGCGCCAACTATGGCAAGCGGAAAGTTGTTAAAACTTAAAACAAGCAACTATATATATAGTGACAACAAACTCATGCCTAGAATAGACCCCGCCAAACTAAAAAAAGTCTCTGTCAGCCTTCCCTTTGGCATCGGTTCCGCTGAATGGCAAGCCGATCCAACAGAACGTCGGGCTGCATGGTCGTTGTATGTTGAACTTGTTACCCGGATTGCTGTTCAACCTCTGGAAATTGACGAAGGACTGTTGCGTGAAGCGCTGACATCTTTATATAGTTTATTTGGCATCACACGGGAAGTCCTCAAACAAGCTGGACCAGATGTTGGTGCATCGCGTGAGTCAGTGGGAGGTATTGCTATAGCGGTGCTGAATAAGGGTTTGCGTCCTTTTCTTGCCAAATGGCATCCACTGTTGCAGACATGGGAAGCACAGCGTCCTCCTCACCTGAGTCTAAAAGAGCATGAGCGCAATTGGTCGCAAGAAGCGAATTTGCGGTATGAGTTGGAAGCGTTGAGAAGGGATTTGGAACAATATGCAAATGCTTTGGCAATCATTGCTGGTGTAGAACAGTAGTGGGGAAAAGCTGAGATATGACCACATCCCAAGATTATGAAGTCTTCCTTTGTCACAACAGCAAAGAAAAACAACAAGTAGAAAGAATTAGGGCTCAGCTAAAGCAGCAAGGTATTTTAGCTTGGCTGGATAAGTATGATTTTGAGCCGTTTAGACCTTGGCAAGATCAACTAGAAGAAATTATTCCTCAGATAAAGGCTGTAGCCGTATTCATTGGTTCATCAGGAGTAGGACCGTGGGCAAATATTGAAATGCGAGAGTTTTTGGTTGAATTCGCTAGCCGCCAGCTTCGCATGGGGTTGGTTATATTGCCTGATTGTCCTCAAGAACTTATAAACAGCGTTCCTAGATTTATAAAGAGTTTTCATTGGGTTGATTTTCGCCAGCAAGAACCCGATCCAATGGAACAGCTTATTTGGGGCATAACTGGGCACAAGCCAGTGCCAAC
This portion of the Brasilonema sennae CENA114 genome encodes:
- a CDS encoding HEAT repeat domain-containing protein; translation: MLRQLGTRLQKFGETPLLLKMLCSVFIGTGKIPPNLGMVFREFTQFCENKRLEGVLVTDESRQWWRRLLQHLALKMTQASESTEFQVAIPKQEAQDILKEFLQQQGYHQPWKALEWLDDLLKYHLIQLGTENKIEFKHQLIQEYYTAESLLKQLPHFSDDKLKREYLNYLQWTEPLALMLGLLEEEKQALRVVKLALEVDLKLVARLAGAVKPEFQVQTVALVVGLEVSQELKFELLSTTRSEHAISPLLQALNQKDSYVHRSAANALGNIVDSTAVTGLIQALKDEDSHVRRSAANALGNIGDSTAVTGLIQALNDEHFYVRRSAANALGKIGYFRAVTPLIQALNDEYFHVRWIAANALGKIENSTAVTPLIQALNDEDSHVRRSAANALGNIGDFRAVTPLIQALNDEYFHVLRSAANALGNIGNSTAVTGLIQALNDEPSSVRSSAANALGNIGNSTAVTGLIQALNDEHSSVRSSAADALGEIASPEKLPELTHLLSTTTKTYLLDTISKIQNRCKFYNYTLTQPPRPHPTPISISMTYILHLSDLHFGTLENADLWCSQLADDLKIGLDCSRLDVLILSGDIANKSTSEEYDAAKEFLDVRFVAS
- a CDS encoding heavy metal translocating P-type ATPase, with protein sequence MLYPQRLTQFTKEHTEAFAAILCGVLLFFGWFALHLNFLGWALLLLPAAYVIGGYESAREGLTTLFKEKELDVDLLMIVAALGAAILGLWKREYHLILDGGILILIFAISGALEGYAMQRTERSIRSLMSLTQDTARVLRSGREEIISISQLKVGDEIVVKPGELIPTDAMIVSGLSTVNQAAITGESVPIEKTVGEEVFAGTLNGYGALKLKVHQPPESSLLQRVIRLVEQAQTEAPPSQQFVERFERRYALVIVVAGLLLAILPPFVLNWDWETTIYRALTFLVVASPCALMAAIMPTLLSGIAQGARQGILFKNGAQLEMIGKVRAIAFDKTGTLTTGQLQVFQVIPTSGYTEADVLKVAASVESSSEHPIGEAIVQAARDLNWSRAVEVRAIPGQGILGMNGHQEVIVGKADFVQQYVTHLPSVLPHPALTGTPLLSKERGRGEVLNASELKDSADLLQQEGKTVVWVAQGEQVLGVIVIADEVRGEAARAIARLRKLGVEQIVMLTGDNNRTAHSVAQAVGIDQVYAELLPEDKLDIIRRLQKEYQTVAMVGDGINDAPALAQASVGIAMGKIGSDVALETADIILMADRLEKIEAAMRLGKRAQAIVKQNITVALGFIVLLLVGNFVGGINLPIGVIGHEGSTVLVTLSGLRLLRK
- a CDS encoding FGGY-family carbohydrate kinase codes for the protein MSQNNALVIGIDCSTTACKAIAWNQEGKAVAFGKAFYPLLQPQANWYEQDAARWWHSTCEAIQQLLTQINVSQVEAVCITHQRETFVAVDREGKPVRNAIAWMDKRSRNQVTFLDEKFGGQYNQVTGKPVSMTPSLSKIIWLTQHEPENVARTYKFLDVHGFLVYHLTGNFRTSLACADPMGAMNMEAHCWATDLLTSLELREEQFAELVPPGEVIGYVNDTGAVATGLPKGLRVIAGAGDGQCAGLGANAVGNSRAYLNLGTAIASGIISKEYFVNPSFRTMYAPIAGSYFLETVLLGGVFTLTWFVEKFASDLHNCNLNLSPLEILETAAAKVSPGAEGLMLVPYWNNVMNPYWDANATGITIGWTGTHGKEHFYRAILEGIAFEQRLVGDAVMSATNQRFNEYVVMGGGSTSNLWCQILADVTGIPIVRSTTTEATCLGAGILAAVAVGWYPDIGTAAKCLTHTAERFTPSEERQAIYSKLYSEVYKPLFPSIQSLVNKLTDLTTTATKL
- a CDS encoding NAD(P)H-dependent glycerol-3-phosphate dehydrogenase yields the protein MAKILILGAGVMGTAISFPLTDNGHIVHLVGTHLDGDIISKLQAGYPHPGLRLKVAESLKPYTHDKLAEAIEGVDLVVLGVNSHGIEWVAQALSSVLSPEIPILAVTKGLAGDGEKLSILPDVLRAGLPVKYQKDVQIAAIGGPSIAQELAARRHTCVVFTGTNQALLDKLAGLLRTNYYHVWTSTDMIGVEVCVALKNVYALAVGLVIGFLEKEGKAANGADMHNLAAAIFAQGMQETAYLVEKMGGKSHSVYSLPGTGDLYVTCQGGRNSRMGRLLGLDMLYSQAKAEYMPNDTIEGASLALAIGETVEAMVKRGDLDGEALPLLRTMIAIVCDDAPANIPWDKFFANAAKEFR
- a CDS encoding precorrin-8X methylmutase; this encodes MTTLTIKEFTQAVGGGMTPRMVRHYHQLGLLPQPVRSPSNYRLYTQKDVLRLQRIVALKQQGFQLNHIRQILEVEPEEDTTASLMTQLQQQYRAVIQQISQLRQTASALEGLLGRDRDCEIIQAEVLAQLKLLEVDTQTGLGGLEKLWNGLDAQVHAHPEAFAESLERLLPEFSSRSEIEQDLISNLVLACGDVSLASFVRLSDRAIATSREVLKSGCQIVADIPTVAAALDTTRLAHLGCPVETLIDNSHITTATEAEKAFWQDQKWQEKLQQVSPGCVLVIGYAPSVLLSVCKAIQNQEIQPALVIGMPIGFSHAPAAKRQLMQSCVPFITVEGTLGGGLLAATVLNSLVESLIEKPDCHCYLRHS